TAAGCGCAAGTACTAGAGTATATACTAAAAGACTCAATTGGAAATTTAGAGTTTGTTTTCCATGATGGTCAACAAATTCGGATTTATCTTTATTTGTTGTCCAAATAATTATTGGAATTATATAGTTCCCAAATGGAATTACATATTGGCTTAACGTACTTAAATGAGTAAATGTCGCGATGTTTTTTTCAGTAGTTGCTTCCATGATTAAAAGTATATAGTAATTTCTTATGCAAATATATATCTAAAAGAAGGTATCTTGTTTTGCATAGTAGTAAATATTAACAAAATATTAACAAATATAAAAAACATAAAATGAAGAATTAAGAATGTTTTTGTTTGTAAAACCTATTGTTTATTAGGGCTTTATAAAATTAAGAGTGGATTAAATTGCAAAGAGTGTTTTTTTGTTATTTTTACAAAAAAATCAATTTTAATGAAAATTACAGCCTCGAAACTCAATCAATTTTTATTTTTCAAATTACCATCTGCATTTATATGTGGGGTTCGGGTGCAAGAAATTAATCCAGAAAAGTGTATTGTAACTGTCAAACACCGTTGGATTAATCAAAACCCTTTTAATTCCATGTATTTTGCTGTTCAGGCTATGGCAGCTGAACTTTCGACAGGTGCCTTAGTAATGTATCAAATTCAAAAAAGCGGTAAGAAAATCTCAATGTTAGTTGCTAATAATAAAGCTAATTTTACCAAAAAAGCTACAGGAAGGATTACTTTTGTTTGTAATGATGGACATCTAATTGAAGAAGCTATTCAAAAAACAATAGCCACTGGTGAAGGGCAAACTTTCTGGATGAAATCAATAGGAACTGATGAAAAAGGAGTACAAGTATCCGAAATGGATTTTGAGTGGAGTGTCAGAGTAAAGTAAAAACCAGACTATATAAATACGAAGAAGCCTCTAATTATTTAGAGGCTTCTTCGTATTTAATGATTTTTTTTGGATACATTTAAGCACCACATTTTTTTCCACTAGCTTTTGAATCCATACTACATTTTTTTTCTTCCCCACTCTTTTTTTTAGCTTTAGCTTCTTTTTTTGAGCAACATTTTTCTTTTTTGTTTTTTTCTTGTGCTACTTGGGTAGCTTCTTGAGCACTAATATTGATAGTAAATAATGCTAAAGTTAGTAGGGCAAGTATTTTTTTCATGTTATGATATTAAAAGTATTTTTTTAGAAAGAATGAAATATTGTGTTTGCCAAATATAAAATAATAATTAATTGCAATTTAAAAATTTGAGTTAATATTTACTGAATTCAGCCTTGGTTTTGTAATTAGAGTATTCATAATTTGTAATTGTATATGAATGATGAATTTATATTTTGTTTTTAATCTTGCTTTTTTTTATATATTTAATAAAATTTTAAAAAAACGTATTATGAAAATTTCTAAAATAGTATTATTTGTTTTGTTGACATCGGTTAGTTTTAGCTATGCACAAAATAAATTAATGGGTAAAGTTACAGACTACAAAAATAAACCTGTAGTTGGGGCGAAAATTTATTTGGATTCTATTTATTCAAATGTTGAAACGAATAAGGAAGGAAGTTTTGAAGTTCAAATTCCCGAAAAGGTAGGTACAATTAATGTATACTCTTATGATTATGGTTTGTTGTCTTCTAAATTTAACAATGAAAACATTATGGATTTCATGTTTTTAGAACCTGAAAAATCTGCAAAAGCACGAATCAAAAAAAACGACAAAATTTCGATTGGATATTCTGAAGTAGAGCAAAAATACCAAGTTAGCGCTCAACAAGGTACAACAGCGGCAACAAATGATGTAAGTAATAGTAAATACAATACTATTTTTGATATGATTAGAGGAAAATTAGCTGGAGTTTCCGTATCAAAAAATAATAGTATAACTATAAGAGGAGTAAGTTCAATTAATAATATTAGTGAACCCTTATTTGTTGTTGACGGAATGATAGTTTCTACTATTGATTTTATTTCTCCCGTTAATGTGAAAAGTATAAAAGTACTAAAAGGCGCCGAAGCTTCTATTTATGGATCGCAAGCATCTAGTGGTGTGATTTTAATAAAGACTAAATAGTTTTTAAAAATTTTGTATTGTTTAAATGTAGTTAGAATACTGTTTTTACTTAATGTATCATATTTTATAAAAGCAGGTAATGGTTTACTATCATTACCTGCTTTTATAAATTTTATTTTAAGATAAGCATTCAATCTAGAATTATAAATTAACGGTGTTTGTTAAGTTGATGCTAATCATTAGAACGTTTAAAAGTCATTCGCATATTTTTGAAATTATATTATTATGAAAAAATTCAAAGCTGTTTCAGTCCTGTTTATAGTACTACTTATACCTTATTTTATTTATTCTCAAACTAAGAAAGTTACTATACCGGATTATGGTAATAATTCTAAAGTCGGAAAATATATAACCACACGTGGCATAAAAATATATTACGAAACCTACGGTAAAGGAGAACCTTTATTAATGATTCACGGCAATGGGGGTTCAATATCAAATTTTAAGCATCAAATTGCCTATTTCGAGAAAAATTATAAAGTAATCATAGCGGATAGTAGATCGCAGGGTAAAACAATTGACACTAGTAAAACGCTTACATACGAAATGATGGCGGACGATTTGAATGCCTTGTTGGATTCTTTACACATTCGTTCAGCAAATGTTTTAGGATGGAGTGATGGTGGAATTAATGGCTTGTTGCTTGCCATTCGCCATCCTGATAAAGTAAAAAAAATGGCTATTACAGGAGCAAATCTTATTCCCGATTCTTCAGTATTGCATCCAGAAGGTGTAGCAATGGTTAAGGAAGGTATTGAGTTTTTGAAAAAGGCGAAGCAAGATGAATCAACGATAAATACGCTGAAATTATTTAAGATGATGGATACTGAACCACATATTACATTTAACGACTTGCAAAAAATTAAATGTCCTGTTTTAGTGATAGGAGGTGATAATGATATCATAAAACCATCGCATACGGTACAAATTTTTGAGGGTATTCCTCAAGCAAATCTTTGGATAATTCCTAGAGCAGGACACGCAACTTTACAGCGTCATAAAGAAGAATTCAATCTTAAAGTTAAAAATTTCTTTGTTCAGCCTTTTCAAAGAGCAAAATGGAATGATTGGGATTAATAGTAATCTAAGATTAAGCGCTTAATATATTAATTCACTTTGGTTGAATCCTTTGTAAGCCAAAATAGGTTTTATTTTCTAAGATGAAGTTGGGCTGTCTATCGGTGTTCTATAGCAAACTGTCGATTTTCATTTCAGCGCTTATTTTATTGCTTATATTTATTTTTAATTTGTACCAAATGAAACCATTTTCAGTTAAAGATATTTCGATTTTTTCAAAAGCATTGCTGTTTTTTGGGCTGCTTATCGTTCAAAGTATGCCGCTATATATGAACATTAGCTTTCCAATAGAATTCTGGATAAAGCAAAGTCTTATGTATGTTTTATGGATTGCAATGTTTTTTCTAACCTACAAAATAGTAGTGCCAACTCTTTTATTTCAAGGGAAAAACGCATTTTTCTTTATTGCAATATGTCTTATAATAGTATCGGTTTTGTACATTAGTAATACTTTCAGTACACTCTTAGATCTTGATGCTGTATTAAGAAAGCATTTTAAAATATCGGGAAAAGATAACTCACACGGTGCTTTGATTTCTAATTTAAGTGAAATTATTATAACCTTGTTAATGGTAGGAGCCAGTACAGTTATAAGTGTTGCCAAAAAACTTCAATTGGAAACCCAAATGCGACAAAATCTTGAAAAAGAAAAAGTCAGTTCAGAATTATCATTTCTTAAATCTCAAATTAACCCTCACTTTTTTTTCAATATCTTAAATAGTATTTATGCGCTAGCTGGGACTGAAAATCACCCAGCCCGAGAAGCCATTTATACCTTATCGCACATGATGCGCTATGTACTTTATGATACAAAAAACAATCTGACAACGCTGAGTAAAGAAATAGGTTTTGTAGAAGATTATCTTAAATTGATGGAACTCAGAATAACGGATAAAGTACAGGTAATATTTGAAAAACCTACTGTTATTTCGGATGTAGAGGTCGCACCTATGCTATTTTTGCCTTTTATCGAAAATGCATATAAACATGGAATTAGTGGAATTTATCCAAGCTATATTTACATTGGGATTGAGCAGTCTGGAAAAACAATACAAATTGAAGTACGCAATTCTATTTTTGAAAATCAAACTATAAACAAAGAAGAAAGCAACGGAATAGGTTTAATGAATACCCGCCGAAGACTTGATTTGATTTATCCTGGCAAGTATGAGTTGTCTACTAATGAAGATACGCTTCAAATGGAATATACAGTAATCCTAAAATTACAAATCTCATGATATTAAAATGTATTGCGGTTGATGACGAACCGTTGGCACTACAAATTATAGTTTCTTATATTGAGCAAACGCCTTCTTTATCATTAGTAGGGCAGTTTTCGAATGCCATCGAAGCTTTAAAAGCAATTCATGAGCAGGATATTGATTTGCTGTTTTTGGATATCAGAATGCCAGATATAAATGGAATTGAACTTGCAAAGATTGTAGAACAATATCGTGTAAAAGGAAATTTAAGAATCATATTTACCACAGCTTTTGACCAATATGCACTTGATGGTTATAAGGTAGATGCCTTAGATTATCTCTTAAAACCGTTTAGTTTTGTTGATTTCAGTAAATCGGTAGCAAAGGCTCTTGGTTATTTTGAGCTCATCCGAAACCCAAAACAGGAAGTGCAAAAAATTAATCCTCCAATTCCTGAAACAGAAGTATCTTATATCTATCTAAAATTTGAATATCAACTGGTTCGAATAGCTGTTGATGATATTATTTACGTAGAAAGTATGAAAGACTACGTAAAAGTATTCAGGCTCAGCGAAGACAAACCCTTACTTTCCTTGACAAGTATGAAATCGCTGGAAGAAAAGCTTCCTGAAAATAAATTTATGCGAATTCACAGGTCTTTTATTGTGTCATTGGATAAAATAAAGTCAGCTACAAAAAACGCTGTCCAAATTGATAAAGTAACCATTGCTGTTACGGACCAATACAAAGATAATTTCATGAAATTTTTCCAAGACTGGGCATAAAATTTCGAGTTGTTGAAATTCCGTCGACGTTTTCCACCTCTCTGTCGAATGTGTTGGTTTATGTTCTTATTAAGATGTTGCTTTGTACGGTAATCCAAACGAATTTGTATGTATGATTCGAATGGATTTCAAACTTAAAATATCTTAAAATGAAAAAAATTATCCTTCTTGCTGTATTGTTTTTTGCTGGTTTTTCGGTAAAATCTCAAACCTTTCCTGGAGCGAATGCTCTTAAAGGAAAAATTTCAGGTGTTGTAATTGATTCTATAACTAAAGCACCTATCGATTATGCATCGGTGAGTTTGTATAAAATCAATTCCACGAAACCCTTAACGGGCGTTTTGACTGACGCTACTGGAAGTTTTAAATTGAATGAAATTCAAGCTGGAACTTATAATGTTGTAATCTCTTTTATTGGTTACAATAATAAGACTGTTAAATCCGTAACGACAACTGATGCAAAGTTGGATAAAGAAATTGGGAAAGTAACTTTAAGCCCTGAAACAAACGCATTGAAAGAAGTTGTAGTTGTTGGAAATACGCAACAAGTAACCAATAAGATTGATAAAATTGTTTACAATGTCGAAAAAGATATGACAGCTACCGGAGGTAATGTTACGGATGTATTGCAGAAAGTTCCTATGGTAAATGTAGACATTAACGGGAATGTGTCTATTCGTGGCGATGGTAATGTACGTGTTCTTATCAATGGAAAACCATCGGGAGCAACTTCTGCAAACCTTTCGGATGTTTTGAAAACAATACCTGCGGATCAAATCAAAAACGTCGAAGTAGTTACTTCACCATCTGCAAAATATGATGCTGAAGGATCTGCTGGAATAATAAATATTATCACCAAACAGAAAAATGTTTCTGGTGTAAGTGGTTCTGTAAGTGGCGGTATTGGTACAAGACAAAACAACTTAAACGCTAATATTAATTATAATAAAAACCGTTTTAGCCTTTCGGCAAATGTTGGATTCAATAATGGTTGGCCGCAAGAATCAGCTTCTGAATCCAATCAAAAATTTGACAACAGTACTGCTAACAGTTTGCAAACATCCAAAGGAACTAATGAAGTACAACGTAAAGGTATTGTTGCTTCTGTAACTGCAGGATACGATTTTAATAATTTTAATAGTTTCAGTACTACATTCAGATATAATGATGGGGGATTTGAAAGAAAAGGGACAAATGACAATCAATTTACAGATTATTTGAATAGTGCAAACAACCTAATTTACACAGGGCAAAGTAGCGCAAAAAATTCTTTTGGAGGATTTGACTGGAATGCTAATTATACCCATAAATTTACAAAAGCAGGACACGAACTTACGCTTTCATCACAATGGAGTCACAGTTTAGTTGAAACGAATTACCAAAATATTTATTCTGATTTTTATACCAATCAAAAAGCAAATAATGACGGGGTAAATAATGAATACACGCTTCAATTAGATTATACGCTACCAGTAACCGAAAAATTTAAATTGGAAACTGGCGGTAAAACTATCATAAGAAGAATTGCAAGTGATTTTCAAAATTATGTTCCTGATGCTCAAAATGCATTTGTTTTGGATCCTATTAGTTCTAATTTATACAATTACGATCAAGATGTGGCATCACTTTATACAGTAGGAACACTTACTTTACCGAAAGGTTTTACAGTGATGGCAGGTGCTCGTTTTGAAAATACAGCTATCAAAGGAGATCCTACGAATGCGTTGCAAACAGATCTAAGTCCGTTTAAAATTGATTATGGAACATTTATTCCAAGCTTTACATTGCAAAAAGCATTGTCGCAATCTTCTTCTTTAAAATTGACTTACAGCAAACGTATTTCAAGACCAAGTTTAACGTATTTGAATCCATTTATTAATAAATCAAATATAAATGCTCAAACACAAGGAAATCCAAATCTTGACCCAGAAGTTTCTCAAACAGTAGAATTTGGATATTCGACATTTTCACAAAAACGTAGTTTGAATATTTCAGCATATTATAAGTATACATCAGATTTGATTGAAGGTATTGCTACGCCATTGTCAGGAGAAACAGGAACGATTACGAATTATCAAAATATTGGAAATAATAAATCCTTCGGAATGAGCTTTTTTGGTTCGGTAAATCCGTTCAAGGCATTAAGCATCCGTGGTAATTTCAATGCTTTTACTTACAAGCCAGATCCAACAGGAATTTATAATCTGGAGCAATCAACTAATGGAACTTCCATTCAGTATTCAGCTTTCATAAGCGGTACGCTTCAATTGAATAAAAATATTTCTGCGGAAGCTTTTGTTATCCAAAACTCTTCTAAGAAAACACTACAAGGAACTAATCCTGCTTTTAACTTAATGGTTTTTGGAGTTAAAAAACAATTCTGGAACAAGGCAGCATCTTTGGGGCTTAATATAGTATCGCCATTCAAAGAAAATTTAGAGTTTAAACAAAATTTGACTGGACAAGGATTTGCTCAAAGCAGTACATTTAAATTTCCAATCCGTTCTTTTGGTCTTACATTCAGTTATAATTTTGGTTCAATGAATTTTAGTGGACCTAAAAAGAAAGGAATTAATAATGATGACCTTAAAGAAGGGGAACAAAACAACCAAGGTGGTGTTCCCGCAATGCGATAAACCCAACTCAAAGAGTGAACTTCACTTAAAGTTATTGAAAACCCCAACATGCTATGTTGGGGTTTTTTGCGTAAACGACATTTTTGTAAGTGCAAAAACTGTGTTTTTCAGAATTTTTTTAGTATAAATTCAATCGTGTTTTCACAAAAAACAAATGGTTTAAAAATAGTAATATAGGCGAAACATTCTCGTAACATTGAGTGATTAATTTCGTAAAAACTAATTATGAAAAAGAAGCGAGAAATCCCTTTGGTAGTATTAAGTGATATTCACTTAGGGACTTATGGTTGTCACGCCAAAGAATTACTACACTATTTAAAATCTATTAATCCTAAAACATTAGTGCTGAATGGCGATATCATAGATATTTGGAGTTTTACCAAAAGCTATTTTCCAGCAGCCCACATGAATGTATTGCGACAAATCTTAAAAATGTCAAATCAAGGAACTCGGGTGATATACATTACAGGAAATCACGATGAGGCATTGCGAAAATATTCGGATTTAATTCTAGGAAATTTTGAGTTGGTTGATAAGTTGATTTTAGAATTAGACGGAAAAAAAACATGGATTTTTCACGGAGATGTTTTTGATTCTTCGACCAAAGGATATGCTAAAATCATAGCTAAACTAGGAGGGAAGGGCTATGATTTATTGATTTTAATCAATAGTTTGATCAATTGGTTTTTGGTGCTTTTGGGAAAAGAAAAAAGAAGCTATTCTAAAATGATTAAGGATAGTGTTAAAAAAGCGGTTTCATTCGTGTCTAATTTTGAAACTACAGCTGCAGAAATTGCCATCCAAAAAAACTATAGTTATGTAGTATGTGGACATATTCACAAACCTCAGATGAAAGAAATTGCTAATGAAAATGGTAAGGTTTTGTATTTGAATAGTGGGGATTGGATTGAGAATTTAACGGCATTAGAATACAAGAAAAAGAAATGGAGTATTTATCAATACAAAAAAGAGGAATACATTGGTAATGACAACAAAGACGAGGATATTATTAATGATATTGTAACCAAAATCCTTTCGGAAGATTAAAAAAACAATCATTTTATCGAAATATTTTTTGAGTTTTAAATCAATTTCGATAAAACCTATACTATTAAAATGAAAATATTTTACGCTATACAAGCCACAGGAAACGGTCATATCAGCAGAGCTGTTCAGTTGTATCCTTATTTACAAAAGTTTGGCTCAGTTGATTTTTTTATGAGTGGGAATAATGCCAGTCTTGAGGTTGACTTGCCGGTTAAGTATAAAAGTAAAGGATGTAGTTTGCATTACAGCAAATGTGGTGGCTTGGATTATTGGGACATTGCTAAAAACATCGAACCTATCCAGATGTATAAGGATGCGAAGTCTTTGCCGCTAAAAGAGTATGATGTTGTTATTAATGATTTTGATTCAATAACATCATTAGCTTGTAAGTTACAGAAAGTTCATTCTGTTCAGTTTGGTCATCAAGCCAGCTTTATTTCAAAATTAACACCAAGACCAGAACGAAAAAGCATTTTAGGAGAGACTATTTTTAAACATTATGCGCCTTCTCCTAAGCATATTGGATTGCACTTCGAATCCTATGATTCTTTTATTCTTCCTCCAATTATAAAAGACGAAATTCTACAAGCTACCCCAAAAGATTTAAAACACATTACGGTTTATCTTCCTTCTTTTGATAAAGAGTGTTTAGAAAAAGCATTTCATAAACTTCAAGAGCAAGAATTTCATTGGTTTTTGAAAGAAGTAAAGTTCAAATATAAATCAGGAAATATTACCTATTATCCAGTCAATCAAGAAGACTTTAACGAAAGTATGATTAATTGTCATGGAATTATAACAGGTGGAGGATTTGAAACTCCAGCCGAAGCCTTATATCTCAAAAAGAAGGTGTTGAGTATTCCGATATTAAATCATTATGAGCAGGAATGTAATGCAGCAGCACTAAAACAGTTAGGGGTTTCTGTGATTTATGAAGTAGGAAAAGAGTTTGAATTAATTATTGAAAATTGGTTAAACTCAGACGATAAAGTTCCAGTAATACAAGCTAATAATGTTACTGAAACCTTGCAGTTTCTATTTGATACGTATCATGAAACTAATTAATCTTCAATAACCAGAATTTCTTCCAGTTTTTAATTGATTTAGAAGCGTTTTTTTACAATAAAAAAGCATATTTTTTTATTGTTGAAAGTAAAAATTAATGCTGTATCTCCACATTAAAAATTTCAGATAAAAACTATTAAAAAATATCTAGTATTCTTTCTAACAGAATAAAATCTTAAGATTAATTATTTGGTATTATAATTTTAGCTGCAGGTTCTAGCAGCCGAATGGGCAAACCAAAACAATTATTAGCATTTGAAGGAACAACACTTTTAAGTAGGGTTGTATCGTTGGCTTGCCAGTCGAGAGATAATCCCGTAATAGTAGTTTTGGGTGCCAATGCTGATGTAATAAAAGAAAATCTTACTGTTTCTCGAGCTGAAGTTATAGTTAATGAAGGTTGGGAAGAAGGCATGGCTAGTTCTTTACGAAAAGGACCTGCTGTAATGAATGAAAAGCATCCAGAAGTTGACGGTGTATTGATATTAGTTGGAGATCAACCGTACTTGAATAACCAACATATTGAACAATTACTTGAAGCTCAAAATAAATCAGGACTTCCTATAGCGGCTTGTTCTTACGCAGGAATTATTGGTACTCCGGTACTTTTTCATAAAAGTGTTTTTTCAGAATTAATGGCACTTCAAGGTGATGTTGGCGCCAAACGAATTATACAAAATAGAAAGCAAGATGTTGTTACTGTTCTATTTGATAAGGGTATTGTGGATATTGATACTCCTGATGATTATGATAAGTTGCTAAATGAGAATTTAAATCTGTAAAATGATTTCTTGAAACATTATAAAATTAAGAGTTCAAAAGACCTCAAGTTAATTCTTGAGGTCTTTTTTATTTAATTGGTTTCTAAGGAGTATTTTATCTATAAAAAAAATGAAACAGAATATTTATTTCACATAAATCCATAAAAAAACCCTAACATATTGATGTTAGGGTTTTTACTTTGGTAGCGAGACCGAGATTTGAACTCGGGACCTCAGGGTTATGAATCCTGCGCTCTAACCAACTGAGCTATCTCGCCTTCTTAGGAGCTAAACCTCCTCTTTAATTCGGGTGCAAATATAGAAATAATATTAGAGGTTGCAAGTATATTTTTAAGAAAAAAAAATATTTTTGAAAATGCTTTTTTTTCGGACTTATATTCTATATATTTCCAAAAAATTTAATGTAGCCCATGGATCAAAAAGTACGTTACGAAATCGAATTTCCTATAAATTCTTCCCCCCAGTTGTTGTATCAGTATATATCAACTCCTTCTGGTTTGTCAGAATGGTTTGCTGATAATGTAAATTCACGTGGTGAATATTTTACTTTTATTTGGAATGATTCCCAAGAAAAAGCAAGACTTGCTTCCAAAAAATCTGGCGAAAAAGTAAAATTTAAATGGGTTGACGAAAATAATAAAGATACCGAGTATTTTTTTGAACTTCATATTTTAGAAGATGACATCACAAAAGATGTGTCTTTAATGGTTATTGATTTTGCTTACAAAGATGAAGTTAATGAAGCTACTCAGTTGTGGGAAAATCAAATTTCAGATTTGAAACATCTGATAGGATCTGTATAGTAAAATTGTATTTTATAATATATATTTGCCCTGAACAAAATTCAGGGCTTTTTTATGATTAATTTTAATGGGAATATAGTAGAACGAGAAACAAATATATTAACGCAAAACAGAGCGTTTTTGTACGGTGACGCCTTGTTTGAAACAGTTAAAATAGTAGATGGTAAAATTCTTTTTCTAGAAGAGCATTATTTTAGATTAATGGCTTCAATGCGTATTGTGCGTATGGAGATTCCTATGAATTTTACTATGGAATATCTCGAAGAACAAATTCTTTCCGTAGTTGAAGCAAATTCATTTTCTGATTCAGCTCGTGCTAGAATTACGGTATATAGAAATGATGGAGGCTATTATTTGCCAAAAAACAATACTATTTCCTTTTTAATTAATACTACAGCTTTAGAAAATAAAGCCTACACATTTAATCCTACATTATACGAAGTTGATTTGTACAAGGATTTTTATATCAGCAAACAATTGCTTTCTACTGTAAAGACTACGAATAAGATTATAAATGTTACGGCTAGTATCTATGCAGATGAAAATGGATTAGACAATTGTATCTTATTGAATGATGCTAAGAACGTTGTGGAAGCTTTGCAAGGAAATATTTTTATGCTACAAGGAAACAAGTTGATTACTCCTCCAGTTTCAGAAGGATGTATCAATGGTATTATGAGAATGCAGATTATAGAATTAGCTAAAAAAATAGAAAATATAACTGTAGTTCAAGAAGCTATTTCACCTTTTGATCTTCAAAAAGCAGATGAATTGTTTTTGACCAATGTTATTAAAGGAATTCAACCAATAACTAAATACAGAAAAAAAGATTTTTCGGTTGCGTTTTCAACTCTAATATTCGAAAAATTAAATCAACATATTGGTCAAAATTAATTCAAATAGGGATTTTCTGGAGCGTTAGACCAGATGAGGTATTCGCCACCTAATTCAATTATTTTTTCTTTCCAGAAATGAGTGGTTGATTTTCCTATAATTTTGTTTTCATAGCTGTTATTTGCAACAATCCATGAATTGCTATCCATTTCGGATTCTAGT
Above is a window of Flavobacterium sp. 123 DNA encoding:
- a CDS encoding START-like domain-containing protein; protein product: MDQKVRYEIEFPINSSPQLLYQYISTPSGLSEWFADNVNSRGEYFTFIWNDSQEKARLASKKSGEKVKFKWVDENNKDTEYFFELHILEDDITKDVSLMVIDFAYKDEVNEATQLWENQISDLKHLIGSV
- a CDS encoding aminotransferase class IV; the protein is MINFNGNIVERETNILTQNRAFLYGDALFETVKIVDGKILFLEEHYFRLMASMRIVRMEIPMNFTMEYLEEQILSVVEANSFSDSARARITVYRNDGGYYLPKNNTISFLINTTALENKAYTFNPTLYEVDLYKDFYISKQLLSTVKTTNKIINVTASIYADENGLDNCILLNDAKNVVEALQGNIFMLQGNKLITPPVSEGCINGIMRMQIIELAKKIENITVVQEAISPFDLQKADELFLTNVIKGIQPITKYRKKDFSVAFSTLIFEKLNQHIGQN